A genomic segment from Vicia villosa cultivar HV-30 ecotype Madison, WI unplaced genomic scaffold, Vvil1.0 ctg.000402F_1_1, whole genome shotgun sequence encodes:
- the LOC131627823 gene encoding protein BPS1, chloroplastic-like: protein MSLPQDPPRSFFPFGNPFRMISPKGTKLSPQLVAVLRAFEETLEERLKKLIPKSKDEVVSLSWMTLAMKALCESHNDIKTLMSDLELPVTDWDETWIDVYLDISVNLLDISNAFSSELSRLNQSHLLLQCTLHHLGSSSPDHLFRACSSLDGWRQHINSRNPRIDKCGSILDNLVESSDMPKVKESAKGKVLMEAIYGVKALTVFVCSVFATAFSGSTKNLMDMDVADVYYWAPAFKSLQNLVNEEIRIRFSSGKFTVLNELEAIDLSVRELYPIVQGIVHSIEKESHAKTVERLGSVTENFSQGLDLLAKEVDGFFQVVLSGRDALLANLRSVTFGNDHILGGKSDAQVVN, encoded by the coding sequence ATGAGTCTTCCACAGGATCCACCCAGATCATTTTTCCCCTTTGGAAATCCTTTCCGGATGATATCACCTAAAGGCACCAAGTTATCTCCACAACTAGTGGCAGTGTTACGTGCTTTTGAGGAAACTTTGGAAGAGAGGCTGAAAAAGCTTATTCCTAAAAGCAAGGATGAAGTCGTCAGCTTGTCTTGGATGACTTTGGCTATGAAGGCACTTTGTGAAAGTCACAATGACATCAAAACCCTCATGTCAGACCTTGAGCTTCCTGTGACTGATTGGGATGAGACATGGATAGATGTATACTTGGACATTAGCGTGAACTTGCTGGATATATCCAATGCATTTAGCTCCGAGTTATCACGTCTAAACCAGAGCCACCTTTTACTTCAGTGCACGTTGCACCATTTAGGCTCCTCCTCACCAGATCATCTTTTCCGGGCATGTTCTTCACTTGATGGTTGGAGGCAGCATATTAATTCTAGAAATCCTAGAATCGATAAATGTGGCAGCATTTTGGATAATCTAGTTGAGTCATCTGATATGCCAAAGGTTAAAGAGTCAGCAAAAGGTAAGGTTTTGATGGAAGCTATATATGGAGTAAAGGCGCTGACGGTTTTTGTGTGCAGTGTGTTTGCTACTGCTTTTTCAGGCTCTACAAAGAACTTGATGGATATGGATGTGGCCGATGTTTATTACTGGGCTCCAGCTTTTAAAAGTCTGCAGAATCTTGTTAATGAAGAGATTAGAATTAGATTTTCAAGTGGGAAATTTACTGTATTGAATGAGCTGGAAGCCATTGACTTGTCTGTGAGGGAATTATACCCTATTGTCCAAGGTATTGTACATTCAATTGAGAAAGAATCACATGCAAAAACGGTTGAGAGATTAGGCAGCGTAACGGAGAATTTCTCTCAAGGACTAGATCTTCTTGCAAAGGAGGTGGATGGCTTTTTTCAAGTGGTTTTGTCTGGCCGTGATGCCTTGCTAGCTAATCTAAGGTCGGTTACATTCGGCAATGACCATATCTTGGGAGGTAAAAGTGATGCACAAGTGGTCAATTGA